A section of the Roseomonas marmotae genome encodes:
- the secF gene encoding protein translocase subunit SecF, which produces MFLARPLFRLVPDNTHIPFMKGRKIGIAISILLSIASIILGFYPGLEKGIDFRGGIVMEVRTPSPANIGELRNATGRLGLGDVGLQEFGDASTVLIRLPVQGDEAATQDAVIKVRNALESVSPGARILRTEAVGNRVSGELFTGSLIALGISMLAMMIYIWVRFEWQFAVGAIVTLLLETTKVVGFLAITRIEFNLTTVAAVLTIIGFSVNDKVVVYDRMRENLRKYKTMPLRDLIDRSINETLNRTLGTSMTLLLSAVPLALFGGDALSGFAITMVFGIIASTSSSIFIAAPMLLFLGDNRLRRSADPVKAPAAAPR; this is translated from the coding sequence ATGTTCCTTGCTCGCCCCCTCTTCCGGCTGGTGCCGGACAATACGCACATCCCCTTCATGAAGGGCCGCAAGATCGGTATAGCCATATCGATCCTGCTCTCCATCGCCTCCATCATCCTGGGTTTCTACCCCGGCCTGGAGAAGGGCATCGACTTCCGCGGCGGCATCGTCATGGAGGTCCGCACCCCCAGCCCTGCCAATATCGGCGAGTTGCGCAACGCCACCGGCAGGCTTGGCCTTGGCGATGTCGGCTTGCAGGAATTCGGCGACGCCAGCACCGTTCTGATCCGCCTGCCCGTGCAGGGTGATGAAGCCGCGACCCAGGATGCCGTGATCAAGGTGCGCAACGCACTGGAATCCGTCTCTCCCGGGGCGCGCATCCTGCGGACGGAAGCCGTCGGCAACCGCGTCAGCGGCGAGCTTTTCACCGGCAGCCTGATCGCCCTCGGCATCTCGATGCTGGCGATGATGATCTATATCTGGGTGCGCTTCGAATGGCAGTTCGCTGTTGGCGCGATTGTCACGCTGTTGCTGGAGACCACCAAGGTCGTCGGCTTCTTGGCCATCACGCGAATCGAGTTCAACCTGACGACCGTGGCGGCTGTGCTGACCATCATCGGCTTCTCGGTCAACGATAAGGTCGTGGTCTATGACCGCATGCGCGAGAACCTGCGCAAGTACAAGACCATGCCCCTGCGGGACCTGATCGATCGCTCGATCAATGAGACGCTGAATCGCACCCTCGGGACATCCATGACGCTGCTGCTCTCGGCAGTGCCGCTGGCGCTGTTCGGGGGCGACGCCTTGTCGGGCTTTGCCATCACCATGGTCTTCGGCATCATCGCCTCGACCTCTTCCTCCATTTTCATCGCTGCGCCGATGCTTCTGTTCCTGGGAGATAACCGGCTGCGCCGCAGCGCAGATCCGGTGAAAGCACCAGCGGCCGCTCCGCGCTGA
- the secD gene encoding protein translocase subunit SecD, giving the protein MLYFARWKVAAILGVILLGVLLTLPNFFPRGSIPSWLPARQISLGLDLRGGSYLLLEVDTAAVVRERLESLADATRTKLRQANIGYLNLTTQPEERRLSFRLRDPGQSQAAIEAMRELANPVAIGGGATAPDLDIAVSPEGLVTATLSEAALRARAAAAVEQSVEIVRRRIDESGTSEALIARQGSNRVLVQLPGVEDPNRIKELLGRTARMTFRLLDETANMQAATPPPGVEFLEGEQPGQRYPVRRRIEVDGANLSDARAGQNPQTGEWVVNFTFDSAGTRRFAEITRQNVGRPFAVVLDNKVITAPVIREPITGGSGQISGSFNAASANELAVLLRAGALPAPLTVVEERTVGPELGADAIRAGLLSLAVGATFVFLYMGLAYGLFGWFANVALLVNLLLMAAALSVLEATLTLPGIAGVVLTLGTALDANILINERIREETKLGRPPASALEAGFTKASGTIMDSNLTNLIAMACLYGLGSGPVRGFAITVAIGTVVQMWTATTLVRLLVSWWYRARRPRELPV; this is encoded by the coding sequence ATGCTGTACTTCGCGCGGTGGAAGGTCGCCGCCATTCTGGGCGTCATCCTGCTGGGCGTGCTGCTCACGCTGCCCAATTTCTTTCCGCGTGGCTCCATCCCGTCCTGGCTGCCGGCAAGGCAGATCTCGCTGGGGCTAGACCTGCGCGGCGGCTCCTACCTGCTGCTGGAGGTCGATACCGCCGCAGTGGTGCGGGAACGGCTGGAGAGCCTCGCCGATGCCACCCGCACCAAGCTGCGGCAGGCCAATATCGGCTATCTCAACCTCACGACGCAGCCGGAGGAACGCCGCCTGTCCTTCCGCCTGCGGGATCCTGGCCAGAGCCAGGCCGCGATCGAGGCGATGCGGGAGCTGGCGAATCCCGTGGCCATCGGCGGTGGCGCCACCGCCCCGGACCTGGACATCGCCGTCAGCCCCGAGGGGCTCGTGACCGCCACGCTGAGCGAGGCGGCGCTGCGCGCCAGGGCCGCCGCTGCCGTGGAACAGTCGGTCGAAATCGTCCGCCGCCGCATCGACGAGAGCGGCACCTCCGAGGCCCTGATCGCCCGCCAGGGCAGCAACCGCGTGCTGGTGCAGCTGCCGGGAGTCGAGGACCCCAACCGGATCAAGGAACTGCTGGGCCGTACCGCCCGCATGACCTTCCGCCTGCTCGACGAGACGGCCAACATGCAGGCCGCCACCCCGCCGCCGGGCGTCGAGTTCCTGGAGGGCGAGCAGCCCGGCCAGCGCTATCCCGTGCGCCGGCGCATCGAGGTCGATGGCGCCAACCTCTCCGACGCCCGCGCCGGCCAGAACCCGCAGACCGGCGAATGGGTGGTGAACTTCACCTTCGACTCCGCGGGCACCCGCCGCTTCGCCGAGATCACGCGCCAGAACGTCGGCCGTCCTTTCGCGGTGGTGCTGGACAACAAGGTAATCACCGCGCCGGTGATCCGTGAGCCGATCACGGGCGGCAGCGGCCAGATCAGCGGCAGCTTCAATGCCGCCAGCGCCAATGAGCTGGCGGTGCTGCTGCGCGCCGGCGCCCTGCCAGCCCCCCTCACGGTGGTCGAGGAACGCACGGTGGGGCCCGAACTGGGCGCGGACGCCATCCGCGCCGGGCTGCTGAGCCTGGCCGTCGGCGCCACATTCGTCTTCCTCTACATGGGCTTGGCCTATGGCCTGTTCGGCTGGTTCGCCAATGTCGCGCTGCTGGTCAACCTGCTGCTGATGGCGGCAGCCCTCTCGGTGCTGGAGGCGACGCTGACCCTGCCGGGTATCGCCGGCGTGGTCCTGACCCTCGGCACAGCGCTGGACGCCAATATCCTGATCAACGAGCGTATCCGAGAAGAAACAAAACTGGGCCGCCCGCCGGCCAGCGCGCTGGAAGCCGGCTTCACCAAGGCTTCCGGCACGATCATGGATAGCAACCTGACAAACCTGATCGCCATGGCCTGTCTCTATGGCCTCGGCTCCGGACCGGTGCGCGGCTTCGCCATCACCGTCGCCATCGGCACGGTGGTGCAGATGTGGACGGCGACGACGCTGGTGCGCCTGCTCGTCTCCTGGTGGTACCGGGCGCGCCGGCCACGCGAACTGCCGGTGTAA
- a CDS encoding iron-containing alcohol dehydrogenase codes for MNPISLVAPRKLLIGGGSLARLPALLAEFGLSRPLVVTDPWMVSSGTVNRALEPLKAAGMTAQVFSETVPDPTDTVVEAGVAALKAGDFDCLVGFGGGSPMDTAKAIAILAAAAPGQSMRDFKVPASADRAALPVICVPTTAGTGSEATRFTIVTDTKHDEKMLIAGLGALPLAAVVDYELTFSVPPRVTADTGIDSLTHALEAYVSARANSVSDIYAQAAMRLIAANLRTAYAEPQNRAARAAMMEGATLAGLAFSNSSVALVHGMSRPLGAHFHVPHGLSNAMLLPAITAFGLEAGLARYAEAARVMGVAPAGSSDQEAGQLLLKELRALNQELGVPSPRAYGVAQDRFESLLELMAEQALASGSPGNNPRVPDAAQIIALYREVYGD; via the coding sequence ATGAACCCCATCTCCCTCGTGGCACCAAGGAAGCTGCTGATCGGCGGCGGCTCGCTGGCCCGGCTTCCGGCGCTGCTGGCGGAATTCGGCCTCTCCCGCCCGCTGGTGGTCACGGACCCCTGGATGGTCTCCTCCGGCACGGTCAACCGCGCGCTGGAGCCGCTGAAGGCCGCGGGCATGACCGCCCAGGTCTTCTCCGAGACGGTGCCCGACCCCACCGACACCGTGGTCGAGGCCGGCGTGGCCGCACTGAAGGCGGGCGATTTCGACTGCCTGGTGGGCTTCGGCGGCGGCAGCCCCATGGATACCGCCAAGGCCATCGCCATCCTGGCCGCCGCGGCGCCGGGACAGAGCATGCGGGATTTCAAGGTGCCGGCCTCGGCGGACCGGGCGGCGCTGCCGGTGATCTGCGTGCCCACCACCGCCGGCACGGGTAGCGAGGCGACGCGCTTCACCATCGTCACCGACACGAAGCATGACGAGAAGATGCTGATCGCCGGGCTGGGCGCGCTGCCGCTGGCCGCCGTGGTCGACTACGAGCTGACCTTCAGCGTGCCGCCGCGCGTGACCGCCGATACCGGCATCGACAGCCTGACCCATGCGCTGGAAGCCTATGTCAGTGCCCGGGCGAATAGCGTCTCCGACATCTATGCCCAGGCGGCGATGCGGCTGATCGCCGCCAATCTCCGCACCGCCTATGCCGAGCCGCAGAACCGCGCCGCCCGCGCCGCAATGATGGAGGGCGCGACGCTGGCGGGCCTGGCTTTCTCCAACAGCTCCGTCGCGCTGGTGCATGGCATGAGCCGCCCCCTGGGCGCGCATTTCCATGTGCCCCACGGCCTTTCCAACGCCATGTTGCTGCCGGCTATCACCGCCTTCGGCCTGGAAGCCGGGCTGGCGCGCTATGCCGAGGCGGCGCGCGTCATGGGCGTAGCGCCGGCGGGAAGCTCCGATCAGGAAGCCGGGCAGTTGCTGCTGAAAGAACTGCGCGCGCTGAACCAGGAACTGGGCGTGCCCAGCCCGCGTGCCTACGGCGTCGCGCAGGACCGGTTTGAATCGCTGCTGGAGCTGATGGCGGAGCAGGCGCTGGCCTCCGGCAGCCCGGGCAACAACCCGCGCGTTCCGGACGCGGCGCAGATCATCGCGCTCTACCGCGAGGTTTACGGGGACTGA
- a CDS encoding dihydrodipicolinate synthase family protein — MLLDNTAKGVFPIAPTPFHADGRIDEASVDRMTDFYLECGSTGMTVLGVMGEAPKLDGTEALALAQRFVKRASSIPVVVGVSAPGFAAMRSLARASMDAGAAGVMIAPPNTLRTDDQIVTYYRQAVEAIGEDIPFVVQDFPLTFSVVMTPGVLRRIINDNPSCVMVKHEDWPGLEKISALRSFEKEGMRHVSILCGNGGSFLDFEVERGADGAMTGYAFPDMLVDLVRLSSSGERDAAHDLFDAHLPLLRYEQQPVVGLAVRKYLMARRGIIASDAQRKPGASMSALAKAEVEYLLSRVARYDARAKLPPA, encoded by the coding sequence ATGCTGCTCGACAATACCGCCAAGGGCGTCTTCCCCATCGCGCCGACACCTTTCCATGCCGATGGCCGTATCGATGAGGCCTCCGTCGACCGCATGACGGATTTCTACCTGGAATGCGGCAGCACCGGCATGACGGTGCTGGGCGTCATGGGCGAGGCACCCAAGCTGGACGGCACCGAGGCCCTGGCCCTGGCCCAGCGTTTCGTGAAGCGCGCTTCCTCCATTCCGGTGGTGGTGGGCGTCTCGGCCCCGGGCTTCGCGGCCATGCGCTCCCTGGCCCGGGCCTCCATGGATGCCGGCGCGGCGGGCGTGATGATCGCGCCCCCGAACACGCTGCGCACCGATGACCAGATCGTCACCTACTACCGCCAGGCGGTGGAGGCGATCGGCGAGGACATTCCCTTCGTGGTGCAGGATTTCCCGCTGACCTTCTCGGTGGTGATGACGCCAGGCGTGCTGCGCCGCATCATCAATGACAACCCGTCCTGCGTCATGGTGAAGCATGAGGACTGGCCGGGCCTGGAGAAGATCTCCGCGCTGCGGAGCTTCGAGAAGGAAGGGATGCGCCATGTCTCCATCCTCTGCGGCAATGGCGGCTCATTCCTGGATTTCGAAGTGGAGCGCGGCGCCGACGGTGCCATGACCGGCTATGCCTTCCCGGACATGCTGGTGGATCTGGTGCGCCTTTCCAGCTCCGGCGAGCGCGACGCGGCGCATGACCTCTTCGACGCCCACCTGCCGCTGCTGCGCTACGAGCAGCAGCCGGTGGTCGGGCTGGCGGTGCGGAAATACCTGATGGCCCGGCGCGGCATCATCGCTTCCGACGCGCAGCGCAAGCCAGGCGCCAGCATGAGCGCGCTGGCCAAGGCGGAGGTCGAGTATCTGCTGAGCCGCGTGGCGCGTTACGACGCGCGCGCCAAGCTGCCGCCGGCCTGA
- a CDS encoding EAL domain-containing protein codes for MPMRFRPAPPGEASMLLLARDPEVIAATQEAARGLERGPPILLNNGWEVLARLFSAGEWPHQVICQISAAGPSWPALLATAGDPFGDTGMVVVVEQPGTEAAGRMIPPGLTWAAAEPVSLARALQQAAQVRRQVPTDNPMDLAIGLQRGEITVRYQPVVRIADRRPVLLEGLARWQRRDDAPLRPDAFVPLAERNGLGRALSIAVAHRAFSELATPASRVGASLALNLPLNVLLERDLLAWLRDLQEKTRFPFSALVLEMTETSPVQDSVTLRRALERLRGAGVTVLIDDMGLEEDRSWLISLPFSGIKLDRHLVAAMPTRRRARAEVQRLVRMAHAARMTVTAEGVSDARLWHAVAAAGVDHAQGYAIARPLPAIALPAWRNAWQSLSLRPRQ; via the coding sequence ATGCCCATGCGCTTCCGCCCGGCCCCGCCGGGCGAAGCTTCAATGCTGCTGCTGGCGCGTGACCCTGAGGTCATCGCAGCAACGCAGGAGGCGGCGCGCGGACTGGAGCGTGGCCCTCCTATTCTCCTGAACAATGGCTGGGAGGTCCTGGCGCGGCTTTTCTCAGCCGGAGAATGGCCGCATCAGGTCATCTGCCAGATCTCGGCGGCAGGCCCGAGTTGGCCAGCCCTTCTGGCCACAGCCGGCGATCCCTTCGGCGATACCGGCATGGTGGTGGTGGTGGAGCAGCCGGGCACCGAAGCCGCCGGGAGGATGATCCCCCCTGGCTTGACCTGGGCGGCGGCGGAGCCGGTTTCCCTCGCCCGCGCGCTGCAACAGGCGGCGCAGGTGCGGCGGCAGGTTCCGACCGACAATCCCATGGACCTCGCCATCGGCTTGCAGCGGGGTGAGATCACGGTCCGCTACCAGCCTGTGGTCCGTATCGCTGACCGTCGCCCGGTCCTGCTCGAAGGCCTGGCCCGGTGGCAGCGGCGTGACGACGCACCACTGCGCCCAGACGCCTTCGTACCGCTGGCCGAGCGAAACGGCCTTGGCAGGGCCCTCTCCATCGCCGTCGCACACCGCGCCTTCAGCGAACTCGCCACCCCTGCCAGCCGGGTGGGAGCATCACTTGCCCTGAACCTGCCGCTGAACGTACTGCTCGAACGTGATCTCCTGGCTTGGTTACGGGATCTGCAAGAAAAGACCCGGTTTCCTTTCTCCGCCCTGGTTCTGGAGATGACCGAGACCTCTCCTGTACAGGATAGCGTCACGCTGCGGCGGGCATTGGAGCGGCTCCGCGGCGCCGGCGTCACAGTGCTGATCGACGACATGGGGCTGGAGGAAGACCGCTCCTGGCTGATCTCCCTGCCCTTCTCCGGCATCAAGCTGGACCGCCACCTCGTGGCGGCCATGCCGACGCGGCGGCGGGCGCGGGCCGAGGTGCAGCGCCTCGTCCGCATGGCCCATGCCGCCCGGATGACCGTGACGGCCGAAGGCGTTTCGGATGCCCGGCTCTGGCACGCGGTGGCGGCGGCGGGCGTGGATCACGCACAAGGCTATGCCATCGCCCGCCCTCTGCCCGCTATCGCTCTGCCGGCGTGGCGAAACGCCTGGCAGAGCCTGTCCTTGCGCCCGCGGCAGTAG
- a CDS encoding Gfo/Idh/MocA family protein: MAMLKLGILGAGHFGRFHALKAAKAAGEGRVEFLGLADASAERAALVASEAGTRVWQAPELIAAADALIVAAPTAFHFDLASAVLRAGRHVFVEKPIAATLAEADALVALAAEAGRVLQVGHVERFGAGFATLLSSAGLGRPLYMEAVRIAPFRPRGLDVSVVLDLMIHDLDLVLSLAGGALEEVQAVGAAVCSDRVDIANARLRFAGGAQATITASRASLKMERRLRVFGTEGYASLDFLAREIKLVRKGQGAALEQLPGHGIETLSWQDHDNLEAEQAAFIRACGEGTPAVVDGRAGRAALDAALRVEAAIAASLTAAGLPFAAA; encoded by the coding sequence ATGGCGATGCTGAAGCTGGGGATCCTGGGAGCCGGGCATTTCGGCCGTTTCCACGCGCTGAAGGCGGCCAAGGCGGCGGGTGAGGGGCGGGTCGAGTTCCTCGGCCTGGCCGATGCCAGCGCTGAGCGCGCGGCCCTGGTGGCCTCGGAGGCGGGGACCCGCGTCTGGCAGGCGCCCGAGCTGATCGCCGCCGCAGATGCCTTGATCGTGGCCGCACCCACCGCCTTTCATTTCGACCTCGCCAGCGCGGTGCTGCGGGCCGGGCGCCACGTCTTTGTGGAAAAGCCCATCGCCGCCACCCTGGCGGAGGCCGATGCGTTGGTAGCTCTGGCCGCCGAGGCCGGGCGGGTGCTGCAGGTCGGGCATGTGGAGCGTTTCGGGGCGGGCTTCGCCACGCTGCTCTCCTCGGCCGGCCTGGGGCGGCCGCTCTATATGGAGGCCGTGCGGATCGCGCCGTTCCGCCCCCGGGGGCTCGACGTCTCCGTGGTGCTGGACCTGATGATCCACGACCTGGATCTCGTCCTCTCCCTGGCCGGCGGGGCGCTTGAGGAGGTGCAGGCGGTCGGCGCCGCCGTCTGCTCGGACCGGGTGGACATTGCCAATGCCCGGCTGCGCTTCGCCGGCGGCGCCCAGGCCACCATCACCGCCAGCCGCGCCAGCCTGAAAATGGAGCGGCGCCTCCGCGTCTTCGGCACCGAGGGCTATGCGAGCCTGGATTTCCTCGCCCGCGAGATAAAGCTGGTCCGCAAGGGGCAGGGGGCGGCGCTGGAGCAGTTGCCCGGCCACGGCATCGAGACCCTGTCCTGGCAGGACCATGATAACCTGGAGGCCGAGCAGGCGGCCTTCATCCGCGCCTGCGGCGAGGGAACGCCCGCCGTCGTGGACGGGCGCGCCGGCCGCGCCGCGCTGGATGCCGCACTCCGGGTCGAGGCGGCGATCGCCGCCTCCCTGACCGCGGCGGGCTTGCCCTTCGCCGCCGCCTGA